In the Candidatus Methylomirabilota bacterium genome, CGTATCTCTCGTCCGCCATGGCTCGCCTCCTTGAATCGAACGGCCGTCGCGCCTCACGACGCCCAGAGCCGGACTCTCCTCGAGAGAAGACGGAAGACCCGGCTGCCACCAACTCTACCCCGACGACCGGATGAGCGCCAGCCCTGAGGATAGGCCCGGGGGGTGGAACTGAGCGCGCGCGCTCCGCGCTGCGTCTCGAGGCCCGGTTCCCCGGGCCGCCGTGCCCGTGCGAGCCACGGCGGCCCGGGCAGGGAGCCTCTCCGGGAGCGGAAGCCGGCGCCGCGGAGAGCGGAATGCTAGGTGGCTGTCGGAGTACTCGCGCGCCAACGCCTCGCCCAGCCTCCGCGGGTCGGTGTTCCACTCCGAGCGCGGGCTTGCCCGCGCAACCCTCCCGGGGGAGGGTCTGGGAGGGGCCGTCGAGGCCCCCTCCCATGATCTAGAGCGAGCGCAGGAAGTTGAGGAGATCCTGTTTCCGCCGCTCCGGGAGACCGCGGTAGCGGAGGATCACGCCGTTCGCCTCCGAAAAGCCGGAGGGGCCGTGGCTTTCACTGGCGTGGGCGAGGATGGCCTCGTTGAGGTCCCGCGTGCGCCCGTCGTGGAGGAAGAAGATCCGCTGGCCCAGACCCCACAGAGGCGCCGTGCGGAACTCGTCGGGGCCGGCGCTGCCCTGGCGGATGCCGTCGGCCAGGCCGGGCCCCATCCGGTGAAGCGCGAGGTCGGAGAAGAGGTTGGCTGGCCGGTTGGCCAGCACGGCGACGGCCGAGGGGCCGGTGGTCAGCGTCGGCGTGTGGCAGAGGGCGCAGCCGACCTCGGCGAAGGCCGCGCGCCCGCGCGCGATCGACGGAGTCTCGGGCGCGGGCCGCGGGGGCGCCAGGAACTGCATGAACATGGGAAACTTCACGATGTCGCTGGCGACCTCGACCGGCGTGGCCCCGGCGAGGTTGGTCCGGTCCTCGGGCGTCGGGCTGAACGTGCACCCGGGCGTCTGGTCGATCTCGTTGGGGAAGAGCTCGTTGGTCACGCCTTGCTCGACGTTGTAGGCCTCGCCCGAGAACACCGGCAGCGAGACGTTCTGCGCCTTCCAGCCGAACCGGGTGATGGTGCCGTCGTTGCCGTTCCGGTTGGCGCGCCCGCCGATCCCGAGCGAGCGCTTGAGCGCGGCATTGGCGGCAAGGTTCGCGAGGATGGTGGCGTCAGTCACGGCGGCGATCAGGCCGGCCCCGAACACCGGGGTCGGGATGCGGAACGTCAGGTTGTCGCGCCGGGCCTCGGCCTCGAAGTTCGGCTGGGCCAGGACGCATCCCGGGGCGTCCGTCCGCCCCGTGATGGTGTAGAGCTGGTGGACGCCGCCGTCGGGCGTGCCGTCACGGTTCTGCTTGAAGCGTACCTCGCGGACCGGGCCGTCGGGAAGGATGAAGAACGGCACCGTGTTGGTGGCGCCGTCCTTGGTGGCGACCGCCACTTGCGGGTTGACGAAGGGGCTCGTGCCGCCCACGGCCGGATGCGCGTGACAGCCGGCGCAGCTGTCCAGGTTGAAGCGCGGCCCGAGACCGGGGTCGTCGTCTCCCTGGACGGTGTTCACGCTTGCGAACGATTCCTGCCCGGCGTCGAAGAAGGCCTGCTGCTCGGCGGTCAGGGTGGG is a window encoding:
- a CDS encoding di-heme oxidoredictase family protein, whose translation is MHPFSPLPPPDRKSHRPPARARAGRLARLTPALPALLILGLSVALWADSAARDPGVRGGPPGAGQPFPTLTAEQQAFFDAGQESFASVNTVQGDDDPGLGPRFNLDSCAGCHAHPAVGGTSPFVNPQVAVATKDGATNTVPFFILPDGPVREVRFKQNRDGTPDGGVHQLYTITGRTDAPGCVLAQPNFEAEARRDNLTFRIPTPVFGAGLIAAVTDATILANLAANAALKRSLGIGGRANRNGNDGTITRFGWKAQNVSLPVFSGEAYNVEQGVTNELFPNEIDQTPGCTFSPTPEDRTNLAGATPVEVASDIVKFPMFMQFLAPPRPAPETPSIARGRAAFAEVGCALCHTPTLTTGPSAVAVLANRPANLFSDLALHRMGPGLADGIRQGSAGPDEFRTAPLWGLGQRIFFLHDGRTRDLNEAILAHASESHGPSGFSEANGVILRYRGLPERRKQDLLNFLRSL